The Nostoc commune NIES-4072 genome includes a window with the following:
- a CDS encoding peptidase domain-containing ABC transporter, which translates to MIQNKSTFQKQQLGQQLTQILGQPLSEQELSNCFQQIEILEPNAGKLFWQASDATVGIYIILAGKVRLLNTTDNLIASLGVGASFGEITLFPESGFQPYTARASVNLKVCYIPGDCLRSLIRKYPAIAEHLHSSAVLWDLLVLCRQIPCLANAPVEALMQILPLLEQHNLQIGKLPSSLLKDQQLWLLRRGELLHTSGCKLTVGNIYAVEQLPKERTWQVTQPSQIYSLSRSHWESAIAKEPQLAELINSNTPLGDGKTRKEDTGMQRQRRRVPIDAPAVDTRTPIPNSQYSSSRKKISKAYFPNPTVKIGHFWQRITRRYPYFEQQSASDCGAACLVMVGRYWGKRFSINTLRDIANVDRNGASLRGLAAAAESIGFSTRPVKASLDKLALQSLPAIVHWEGRHYIVVYEVTGDRVIVADPAIGQRTLSHTDFKAGWTGYTLLIQPTALLKDAKEASTPFWQFFELAKPHWLVLLEVFIASILLQIFGLITPLFTQLLLDRVVVQRSDLTLTAVGIGLLIFSLFRVAMTGLRQYLLDHTANRVDLALIVGFISHTFRLPLNYFESRYVGDIISRVQENRKIQRFLTGEALSIVLDLLTVFIYVGLMFWYSWKMALLVLVIVPPFVLLALIATPFLQRVSREIFSAYNEETAYLIQSLTGIRTVKSMAVEQSVRWHWEELFGKSIKKNFSGQVIGNTLQIFSSGIEAVVTTVLLWFGAWQVIQNELTIGQLVAFNMLLGNVINPFQRLIMLWNELQEVLIAVERINDVIDAEPEEDLHSSSRQSLPPIRGYIAFDKVTFRYHPESDVNTLENISFEVRPGQMIALVGRSGSGKTTISKLVLGLYPPTEGKILIDGYDTSSLSLRSLRSQIGVVDQDTFLFGGTIRENISLGYPEATLEEVIEAAQQAGAHEFIKELPMSYETQIGEGGGTLSGGQRQRLAIARALVGNPQLLILDEATSSLDAESERIIQTNLNKILQDRTTLVIAHRLSTVRNADKILVLDRGLLVESGTHDQLMAKRGHYFYLNQQQLTIAV; encoded by the coding sequence ATGATTCAGAATAAATCTACGTTTCAAAAGCAACAACTAGGTCAACAACTCACCCAAATTTTGGGTCAACCTCTTTCAGAACAAGAACTTTCAAATTGCTTTCAACAAATTGAAATCCTAGAACCAAATGCAGGTAAACTGTTTTGGCAAGCATCAGACGCTACGGTTGGTATTTATATCATCCTGGCGGGTAAAGTCAGACTGCTCAATACCACAGATAACTTAATCGCTTCATTGGGTGTGGGAGCATCATTTGGTGAGATAACCTTGTTTCCAGAGTCAGGCTTTCAGCCTTACACTGCTAGAGCTTCGGTAAATCTCAAAGTTTGCTATATTCCGGGAGATTGTTTGCGATCGCTCATCCGCAAGTATCCCGCGATCGCAGAGCATCTTCACTCTTCAGCAGTACTTTGGGATCTACTGGTGTTATGTCGTCAGATTCCTTGCCTTGCCAATGCTCCTGTAGAAGCATTGATGCAAATATTACCATTACTCGAACAGCATAATCTCCAAATTGGCAAACTCCCATCTTCTTTACTCAAAGACCAGCAACTTTGGCTACTGCGGCGAGGAGAACTATTACATACATCAGGATGCAAGCTTACTGTTGGGAATATTTATGCTGTTGAACAGTTACCCAAAGAACGTACTTGGCAGGTGACTCAACCAAGCCAAATCTACAGCCTCAGCCGTTCTCATTGGGAAAGCGCGATCGCAAAAGAGCCACAACTGGCTGAACTGATTAACTCTAACACCCCACTTGGAGATGGAAAGACGAGGAAAGAAGACACGGGGATGCAAAGACAAAGGAGGCGGGTTCCAATTGACGCGCCTGCCGTGGACACCCGAACACCAATTCCTAATTCCCAATACTCAAGTTCCCGAAAAAAAATCAGTAAGGCTTACTTCCCAAACCCAACTGTAAAAATCGGTCATTTTTGGCAACGCATCACCCGGCGATATCCATACTTTGAACAGCAAAGCGCCTCTGACTGTGGTGCAGCTTGCTTGGTGATGGTTGGGCGTTACTGGGGCAAGCGTTTTAGTATCAATACATTGCGAGATATTGCTAATGTTGACCGCAATGGGGCATCACTACGAGGTTTAGCTGCTGCGGCTGAAAGTATTGGGTTTTCAACTCGACCTGTAAAAGCCAGTCTCGACAAACTTGCTCTACAAAGCCTACCTGCTATTGTGCATTGGGAAGGAAGACACTACATAGTCGTCTACGAAGTAACAGGCGATCGCGTTATCGTTGCAGACCCTGCTATTGGTCAACGTACCCTCTCTCATACAGACTTCAAAGCGGGTTGGACTGGGTATACTTTATTAATACAACCTACCGCCCTACTTAAAGATGCAAAGGAAGCCAGCACTCCTTTTTGGCAGTTCTTTGAATTAGCTAAACCTCACTGGTTGGTGTTGTTGGAAGTGTTTATAGCTTCTATCCTGCTTCAAATTTTTGGACTGATCACACCGCTATTTACTCAGTTATTGTTAGACCGAGTAGTTGTACAACGCAGCGATCTGACATTAACAGCTGTAGGGATAGGATTACTCATCTTTAGCCTATTCCGAGTCGCCATGACTGGACTGCGGCAATATCTTCTAGACCACACAGCTAACCGAGTGGATCTAGCTTTGATTGTAGGTTTTATTAGCCACACCTTCCGCTTACCCTTGAACTATTTCGAGTCTCGTTACGTGGGAGACATCATTTCCCGTGTACAGGAAAACCGCAAGATTCAACGTTTCCTCACAGGTGAAGCACTCTCTATCGTTCTTGATTTACTAACAGTATTCATCTACGTAGGATTGATGTTCTGGTACAGTTGGAAAATGGCACTGCTTGTGTTAGTGATTGTGCCACCATTCGTATTACTGGCACTCATTGCCACACCCTTCTTACAGCGTGTTTCTCGTGAGATTTTTAGTGCTTATAACGAAGAAACTGCTTATTTGATTCAATCTCTCACTGGCATCCGCACTGTCAAATCTATGGCAGTTGAGCAGTCTGTGCGTTGGCATTGGGAAGAACTTTTTGGCAAGTCAATTAAAAAGAACTTTTCCGGGCAGGTTATTGGTAACACACTACAAATATTTAGCTCTGGCATTGAAGCTGTAGTAACCACAGTATTACTGTGGTTTGGGGCATGGCAGGTGATACAAAACGAATTAACGATTGGGCAACTTGTTGCTTTTAATATGTTGTTGGGGAATGTGATTAATCCTTTTCAGCGGCTGATTATGCTATGGAATGAATTGCAAGAAGTGCTGATTGCTGTTGAACGCATTAATGATGTGATTGACGCTGAACCAGAAGAAGATTTGCACTCGTCATCTCGGCAATCTTTGCCACCAATTCGCGGTTACATTGCCTTTGATAAAGTAACTTTCCGTTACCATCCAGAAAGCGATGTCAACACACTAGAAAATATTAGTTTTGAAGTACGGCCAGGGCAAATGATAGCGCTGGTTGGGCGTAGTGGTTCGGGAAAGACAACGATTTCCAAGCTGGTATTGGGGCTGTATCCTCCTACAGAAGGGAAGATTTTGATTGACGGGTATGATACAAGCAGCCTTTCATTGCGATCGCTCCGTTCTCAAATTGGTGTCGTTGACCAAGATACTTTTCTCTTTGGTGGTACGATTCGGGAAAACATTAGTTTAGGTTATCCCGAAGCAACTTTAGAAGAGGTAATAGAAGCAGCGCAACAAGCGGGAGCGCATGAATTTATTAAAGAATTACCGATGAGCTATGAAACACAAATCGGTGAGGGGGGAGGAACCCTGTCTGGTGGACAAAGACAACGACTAGCGATCGCCCGTGCCCTTGTAGGAAATCCCCAACTGCTAATTTTAGATGAAGCCACCAGCAGTCTTGACGCTGAATCTGAACGTATCATCCAGACTAACCTCAACAAAATTCTTCAAGATAGAACAACACTGGTGATTGCTCATCGCCTTTCAACAGTACGCAATGCTGACAAAATTTTGGTGTTAGATAGAGGTCTTTTGGTTGAAAGTGGAACTCACGATCAATTAATGGCTAAACGCGGTCACTATTTTTACCTTAATCAACAGCAACTTACCATAGCAGTTTGA
- a CDS encoding helicase-related protein: MKQVEKAKVLVEMLSKSSQKTLVFTTHKATSTYLAQTLLAANIPFAEFTGGMSLKQKDEAIAAFRDTVSVLLASETGGEGRNIQFANAIVNYDLPWNPMKIEQRIGRIHRIGQTQDVFIFNFCLKGSIEEYILRILHDKINMFELVVGEIETILGNVDDEFDFSEIVMDIWLKHQVKPELDTAFEQLADNLLKAKNQYQQIQELDEQIFGEDFEA; encoded by the coding sequence GTGAAGCAGGTCGAGAAAGCAAAAGTATTGGTAGAAATGCTCTCAAAATCTTCCCAGAAAACCTTGGTCTTCACAACCCATAAAGCAACTAGCACTTATTTGGCCCAAACTCTCCTTGCAGCAAATATCCCCTTTGCAGAATTTACTGGTGGGATGTCCCTTAAACAGAAAGATGAGGCTATAGCCGCATTTCGAGATACTGTTTCTGTACTGCTGGCATCTGAAACAGGCGGAGAGGGACGTAACATCCAGTTTGCGAACGCGATCGTTAATTATGACCTCCCCTGGAACCCAATGAAAATAGAACAGCGCATTGGTCGTATCCACCGCATTGGACAAACCCAGGATGTTTTTATTTTTAACTTTTGTCTCAAGGGCAGTATCGAAGAGTATATTCTGCGGATCTTGCATGACAAAATTAATATGTTTGAACTAGTGGTCGGAGAGATTGAAACAATTTTGGGGAACGTGGATGATGAATTTGACTTTAGTGAAATTGTTATGGATATCTGGCTCAAGCATCAAGTCAAGCCCGAATTAGATACAGCCTTCGAGCAATTGGCAGATAATTTGTTGAAAGCCAAAAACCAGTATCAGCAAATTCAAGAACTGGATGAACAGATTTTTGGCGAAGATTTTGAAGCTTGA
- a CDS encoding phosphotransferase — MTFLLSSENVLEYLLNKNLFVQKEQALSKVELKDAKNFNLLVSLQDNRQLLVKQERHDREGKTAGEFLSEWLIYQFFQETPELSHIQLMLSEALHFDAEHSVIIFNYFNDYLDLADFYTKENVFPTAIATSIGTTLATIHRATFNCQKYQEFFSQQSEDVSSEQAFNFNLGLERISPEVFGLIPADGFKFFALYQRYDSLGKAIAELTTAFEACCLTHNDLKLNNILLHNDWEQTISQAEQSNHSIIRLIDWERGAWGDPAFDLGMLIASYLQFWLGSLVVSKAINIEESLRLAMTPLEVIQPSIAALTQAYIGNFPEILEHRPDFLKRVVQFSGLALIQQIQAMLQYQKSFGNTGICMLQVAKSLLCRPEQSIPTVFGVSESELTALLNYF, encoded by the coding sequence GTGACATTTTTATTAAGTTCTGAAAACGTTTTAGAGTACTTACTTAACAAGAATTTATTTGTTCAAAAAGAGCAAGCTTTAAGCAAAGTCGAGCTAAAAGATGCCAAAAACTTTAATCTATTAGTGAGCTTACAAGATAATCGCCAACTGCTAGTAAAACAGGAGCGTCACGATCGAGAAGGGAAAACTGCGGGTGAATTTTTGAGTGAATGGCTAATTTATCAGTTCTTTCAAGAAACTCCTGAACTCAGTCACATCCAGTTAATGCTTTCAGAGGCTTTACATTTTGATGCAGAGCATTCTGTTATTATTTTTAACTACTTCAATGACTATCTCGATCTAGCCGATTTCTATACAAAGGAGAATGTTTTTCCAACCGCGATCGCAACTTCAATCGGCACAACTTTAGCTACAATCCATCGTGCTACATTCAACTGTCAAAAATATCAAGAATTTTTTTCTCAGCAATCTGAGGATGTATCTAGTGAACAAGCTTTTAACTTTAATCTTGGGCTAGAACGGATTAGTCCTGAAGTTTTTGGTCTGATTCCCGCAGATGGTTTTAAATTCTTTGCTCTCTATCAACGATACGATAGCCTGGGAAAAGCGATCGCAGAACTCACCACCGCTTTCGAGGCTTGTTGTCTAACGCACAATGACCTAAAGCTGAACAACATTCTCTTGCACAACGATTGGGAGCAAACTATTTCTCAAGCAGAGCAATCGAATCATAGTATTATTCGATTGATAGATTGGGAACGCGGCGCTTGGGGAGATCCTGCATTCGATTTAGGAATGCTCATTGCCAGTTATCTACAATTTTGGCTTGGTAGTTTGGTTGTTAGCAAAGCGATCAATATCGAAGAATCCTTGCGCCTAGCGATGACACCGCTTGAAGTGATTCAGCCTTCTATTGCAGCCCTTACTCAAGCTTATATTGGTAATTTTCCAGAAATTTTAGAGCACCGCCCTGATTTTTTGAAACGAGTTGTGCAATTTTCTGGTCTTGCCTTAATTCAACAAATTCAGGCAATGCTCCAATACCAAAAATCCTTTGGTAATACGGGTATTTGTATGCTTCAGGTTGCCAAGTCTTTGTTGTGCCGCCCAGAACAATCAATCCCGACAGTTTTTGGCGTGTCAGAATCTGAACTCACTGCCTTACTTAATTATTTTTAG
- a CDS encoding tyrosine-type recombinase/integrase, translated as MALRGEALKDAPVFASATGRPLAPSHIDRVVKRAAAAAELENAMNVSAHWFRHSHATHALDEGVPVHLVQATLGHTSLDTTSKYLHVSPDRSSGEVLVKRWSEPF; from the coding sequence ATGGCACTGCGCGGCGAAGCGTTGAAGGATGCGCCTGTGTTTGCCAGTGCTACGGGTAGACCCTTGGCCCCTTCTCACATTGACCGAGTCGTGAAAAGGGCGGCGGCAGCAGCAGAATTAGAGAATGCGATGAATGTTTCAGCGCATTGGTTTAGGCACAGTCACGCTACTCACGCTTTGGATGAAGGTGTTCCGGTGCATTTGGTTCAGGCTACTTTGGGGCATACAAGTTTGGATACCACGAGTAAATATCTGCACGTAAGCCCTGATAGGAGTTCTGGGGAGGTTTTAGTTAAGCGATGGTCTGAACCTTTTTAA
- a CDS encoding addiction module antidote protein: MSKKLRNHDEVVFEQLLNPEMAKAYLDVALEEYEQDGDLGFFLEALRNVVEARSGMTSLAEKTGLNRQNLYRVLSPEGNPELRTISLILHHLGYRLSVQPIQS, translated from the coding sequence ATGAGCAAGAAACTGAGAAACCATGACGAGGTTGTGTTCGAGCAGCTGTTGAACCCGGAAATGGCAAAGGCTTACCTGGACGTTGCCCTTGAAGAGTACGAGCAGGATGGCGATCTGGGTTTTTTTCTGGAAGCACTACGGAACGTAGTGGAAGCACGTTCGGGGATGACGAGCCTTGCGGAAAAAACGGGTTTGAACCGCCAGAATCTTTACCGAGTCTTGTCGCCAGAAGGCAACCCCGAACTGCGAACCATCAGCCTTATTCTGCATCATCTCGGCTATCGCCTGAGTGTGCAACCAATTCAAAGCTGA
- a CDS encoding type II toxin-antitoxin system RelE/ParE family toxin: MHSTCAGFIPLLCNAEKSRELSQFPFIGQKVPEFDDPNIRQLILKPYRVVYRVEEEKKRVSIARFWHSAQENLEL, from the coding sequence TTGCATAGTACTTGTGCTGGATTCATCCCTCTATTATGCAACGCCGAAAAAAGTAGGGAGTTAAGTCAATTTCCATTTATTGGTCAGAAAGTACCTGAGTTTGACGACCCTAATATTCGTCAGCTTATTCTTAAACCATATCGTGTTGTCTACAGGGTTGAAGAGGAGAAAAAGCGGGTCAGTATCGCTAGATTTTGGCATTCGGCACAAGAGAATCTTGAGCTTTAG
- a CDS encoding helix-turn-helix domain-containing protein, whose amino-acid sequence MDKQGLYLTAFQRKLLLKSLETDLRPEYRRRIEIMLLADAGQSQTQICEALGCSQETSRHWITMAQTGQAHHWSDRPMGRPKTVNEQYLVRLQELASHSPREYGYSFQSWTGQWLSKHLAKELGIKVSSCHINRLLKEMGLSTRPKDNTTEKETSNQRDSGIKIGDLPSNVQPSFLWQFSLMKTSN is encoded by the coding sequence GTGGACAAGCAAGGTCTATATTTAACAGCGTTTCAGCGCAAGCTTCTATTGAAAAGTCTAGAAACAGATTTACGTCCAGAATACCGTCGTCGCATTGAAATTATGTTGTTGGCAGATGCAGGCCAATCTCAGACTCAAATTTGTGAAGCTTTAGGATGCTCTCAGGAGACGTCGCGGCACTGGATTACTATGGCCCAAACAGGTCAGGCTCACCATTGGAGCGATCGCCCGATGGGTCGCCCCAAGACAGTGAATGAGCAATATCTTGTTCGTTTGCAAGAACTGGCAAGTCATAGTCCACGTGAGTATGGCTATTCATTTCAAAGCTGGACAGGGCAATGGTTAAGCAAGCATTTGGCAAAGGAACTGGGGATTAAGGTTAGCAGTTGTCACATCAACCGTTTGCTCAAGGAAATGGGGCTTTCTACTCGACCAAAAGACAACACCACTGAGAAAGAAACATCAAATCAACGGGATTCCGGCATTAAGATTGGCGATTTGCCATCGAACGTCCAACCTAGTTTCTTGTGGCAATTCAGTTTGATGAAAACCAGTAATTAA
- a CDS encoding DUF3991 domain-containing protein — protein MTHTRALTNFLVQPLQRQGLAYIDPYENVVFIKRDLNGEKSGALVWDTARIDNRCSQYSENSDRSEGWFHLKLGGEPDDKIERVYLCSSPIDALTMAEIDIQGHKGQPPVRTMYMAVDDPNNLPFELLRNISRIGLAFNNDDQGNETSLVVQEMLPQAKRIAPKGQSWNEILVRERQQQQEMLSQKQRSRGFSR, from the coding sequence CTGACTCATACTCGCGCCCTAACCAATTTTCTTGTGCAACCATTACAACGGCAGGGGTTGGCTTATATAGATCCTTATGAAAATGTTGTGTTTATCAAGCGAGATTTAAACGGTGAAAAGTCAGGCGCACTGGTTTGGGATACCGCACGGATTGACAATCGCTGTTCGCAGTATTCCGAAAACAGCGATCGCTCCGAGGGGTGGTTTCATCTGAAATTGGGTGGAGAGCCTGACGATAAAATCGAGAGGGTATACCTGTGTTCTTCCCCCATTGATGCTTTGACAATGGCAGAGATTGACATTCAGGGACACAAGGGGCAACCACCAGTTAGAACAATGTACATGGCAGTGGATGATCCAAATAACTTGCCCTTTGAACTTCTCAGAAATATCAGCAGAATTGGGTTGGCATTTAATAACGATGATCAGGGAAATGAAACATCTCTTGTCGTTCAGGAAATGCTACCGCAGGCTAAAAGAATTGCACCCAAGGGGCAAAGCTGGAATGAGATTCTTGTTAGAGAGCGGCAGCAGCAGCAAGAGATGCTCTCTCAAAAGCAACGCTCTAGGGGTTTCAGTCGGTAA
- a CDS encoding IS1 family transposase — translation MQCLYCNYPDVRKNGKRRGKQNYICVNCDRQFIDVYNPPKGYSDEVKQECLKLYVNGMGFRAIERSTGVHHTTIIYWVKQIGQQLPDAPQEDEIPEVGELDELETFVGSKKNKIWLWTAVNHFREGVLAWVLGDHSAETFQPLWEIVCCWQCYFYVTDGWKVYPSFIDSGDHIVSKTYMTRVEGENTRLRHYLARLQTLLTSLPLRYRKTLCYSKSVDMLKHSIRLLLHYLKYREIPVFN, via the coding sequence ATGCAATGTTTATACTGTAATTATCCTGATGTCAGGAAGAATGGTAAGCGACGAGGTAAACAAAATTACATTTGTGTAAACTGCGATCGCCAATTCATCGATGTCTATAATCCGCCAAAAGGATATTCTGATGAAGTTAAACAAGAATGTTTAAAGTTGTATGTTAACGGTATGGGATTTCGGGCAATCGAGCGTTCTACAGGAGTTCATCATACAACAATTATTTATTGGGTTAAACAAATTGGTCAACAACTTCCAGATGCACCACAAGAAGATGAAATTCCAGAAGTTGGAGAGTTAGATGAACTAGAAACTTTTGTTGGGTCAAAAAAAAACAAAATTTGGTTGTGGACAGCAGTCAATCATTTTCGTGAAGGAGTTTTAGCTTGGGTTCTGGGAGATCATAGTGCAGAAACATTTCAACCACTGTGGGAGATTGTTTGCTGTTGGCAGTGCTATTTTTATGTCACAGATGGATGGAAAGTTTATCCCAGTTTTATTGATTCAGGAGACCATATTGTGAGCAAAACCTATATGACTAGAGTTGAAGGAGAAAATACCCGTTTACGTCATTACTTAGCACGCTTACAGACGCTCCTAACGTCGCTACCGCTTCGCTATCGCAAAACATTATGTTATTCCAAATCAGTAGATATGCTTAAACACTCAATTCGCTTATTACTTCACTATTTAAAGTATAGGGAAATACCCGTGTTTAACTGA
- a CDS encoding type II toxin-antitoxin system RelE/ParE family toxin — MADIVRQKTLLVYATENGKEPYTEWLENLKDYVIRSRIIRRIERLKQGNYGDCKPVGDGVQEMRFFFGSGYRVYFGESANDLVILLCGGDKNSQERDIEKAKEYWQAYQEEQDEQETEKP, encoded by the coding sequence ATGGCTGATATCGTTCGTCAAAAAACACTGCTAGTCTATGCTACAGAAAACGGCAAGGAGCCGTACACCGAATGGCTGGAAAACTTGAAGGACTATGTGATCCGTTCCAGGATAATCCGACGGATAGAGCGACTCAAGCAGGGCAATTACGGGGATTGCAAGCCGGTTGGAGATGGCGTGCAAGAAATGAGGTTTTTCTTTGGCAGTGGCTACCGCGTTTACTTTGGTGAATCCGCGAACGATCTGGTGATTCTCCTGTGTGGTGGCGACAAGAACAGCCAGGAGAGGGACATAGAAAAAGCTAAAGAATATTGGCAGGCTTATCAGGAGGAACAGGATGAGCAAGAAACTGAGAAACCATGA
- a CDS encoding ISH3 family transposase: MSTANSPILTDSETLKEVVNCLTENIPIKTQGKCEQQTIFEILIRAATQKDSIENTSKVLTNVPTSKNVYYHLGKYSDLNSLESDLNAALQSRIPDVILKGKHKIAIDFNLIPYYGEPSPSESPYIYRSQAKSGTCSFYAYATLYVIKKNQRVTLAIKAVRQQDTLVAVITYLLALIKPNTFKIERLLLDREFFCVPVIRWLQALDIPFEMPAIIRGKHGGTRQLIRGRRSYKTTYTLNSDKYGSVTFQVWIVCTYKKGKRRAHGREFFVYAVYNIKLSLYSIHDDYRLRFGIESSYRMKNQCRIKTTIKNPTIRFLFIALAFLIINIWISLLWHHLSALIKSSKKAFSHLFTLKQMLEFLRQTIDRNYGVAHEVYLT, translated from the coding sequence GTGAGTACGGCAAATTCCCCAATCTTAACTGATAGTGAAACGTTAAAAGAAGTAGTTAACTGTCTCACAGAAAATATTCCCATAAAAACCCAAGGTAAGTGTGAGCAACAGACAATTTTTGAAATATTAATTCGCGCTGCCACACAGAAAGATAGTATAGAGAATACTAGTAAAGTCTTAACAAATGTGCCTACAAGCAAAAATGTTTATTACCATTTAGGAAAATATTCAGATCTGAACTCATTGGAGTCAGATTTAAATGCAGCACTTCAAAGCCGGATACCAGATGTAATTCTAAAAGGGAAACATAAAATTGCTATCGACTTTAACTTAATTCCTTATTATGGTGAACCATCACCATCAGAGTCACCATATATTTATAGAAGTCAAGCTAAAAGTGGTACTTGTTCATTTTATGCTTACGCAACTTTATATGTAATTAAGAAAAATCAACGAGTAACTCTTGCCATTAAAGCTGTTCGACAGCAAGATACTTTAGTTGCAGTTATCACATACCTTTTAGCATTAATCAAGCCTAACACATTCAAAATTGAGCGATTACTTTTAGACAGAGAGTTCTTCTGCGTGCCAGTAATTCGGTGGTTGCAAGCTTTGGATATCCCTTTTGAAATGCCAGCTATTATCCGAGGTAAACATGGAGGAACTAGACAATTAATTAGAGGTCGGCGTAGTTACAAAACAACTTATACTCTCAATAGCGATAAATATGGTTCAGTCACCTTTCAGGTTTGGATAGTTTGTACGTATAAAAAAGGAAAAAGACGAGCACATGGACGAGAGTTTTTTGTTTATGCTGTCTATAACATTAAGTTGTCATTATATTCAATACATGATGACTATCGTCTACGTTTCGGAATTGAAAGCAGCTATCGAATGAAAAATCAATGCCGCATCAAAACAACTATTAAAAATCCAACTATCAGGTTTCTATTTATAGCTTTGGCATTTTTAATTATTAATATTTGGATTTCTCTCTTATGGCATCATCTTAGTGCGTTAATAAAAAGTAGTAAAAAGGCTTTTTCTCATCTATTTACTCTCAAACAAATGTTGGAATTTTTACGTCAAACTATAGACCGCAACTATGGAGTAGCGCACGAAGTTTATCTGACGTAG
- a CDS encoding T3SS effector HopA1 family protein, whose protein sequence is MQLLDSVPSQLAASVPDRVLDSLEDIANNVQIQSNFCITHPAYKLFEIPAEVVTRFQRIPLELQNKYLSLQLQSFLYGIYYNGSMQAALAANASSDNLALQQNLENNTFLGVDLEFYDRLHKSNTGEGYFDPGWQVLRQESDNSLAVTKGGLTLHIEREKHLQQAEKFAAEGDLVAIRMPKNLVQNGFYMAVSNAGPDTHPQTVRVYFNFTPEGAIALMESLTRQLNQIRIPFAFKVLYNPSDYGRYDSGVLYFEKSNYQAIRQVLKSVYAEKRSYFRTEVPLFTKLLAPGLALAEEPDFKFAESESFGMNRCQIVANGLLSARQKGDESPEARMAFIRQHFSILGIDWQRAYLNANSEDIYTPLNL, encoded by the coding sequence ATGCAATTACTAGATTCTGTTCCAAGTCAACTAGCAGCTTCTGTGCCAGATCGAGTGCTGGATTCTCTGGAAGATATTGCCAACAATGTTCAGATCCAGTCAAATTTTTGTATTACCCATCCAGCTTACAAACTCTTTGAAATTCCTGCTGAGGTAGTAACTCGTTTTCAACGAATACCATTGGAGCTTCAAAATAAGTATTTGAGTCTACAACTGCAAAGTTTTCTCTACGGTATCTATTACAACGGCTCGATGCAAGCTGCCTTAGCAGCAAATGCAAGTTCAGATAACCTAGCACTTCAGCAGAATTTAGAAAACAATACTTTTCTGGGAGTAGACCTAGAGTTTTACGATCGCCTGCATAAAAGCAATACCGGAGAAGGCTACTTTGACCCAGGTTGGCAGGTGTTGCGGCAAGAATCTGATAATAGCCTCGCCGTGACAAAGGGTGGTTTGACTTTGCATATTGAGCGCGAAAAACATCTACAACAAGCTGAAAAATTTGCTGCTGAAGGCGACTTAGTTGCCATCCGGATGCCCAAAAATCTAGTTCAAAACGGGTTTTACATGGCGGTAAGCAATGCTGGCCCAGACACTCATCCTCAGACAGTTAGAGTTTACTTTAACTTCACACCTGAAGGTGCGATCGCACTTATGGAAAGCCTGACACGGCAATTAAACCAAATCAGAATTCCTTTTGCCTTTAAAGTCCTATACAACCCTTCTGATTATGGACGCTATGACAGTGGGGTTCTCTACTTTGAGAAAAGCAATTATCAAGCAATCCGGCAAGTCCTAAAAAGTGTTTATGCAGAAAAGCGATCGTACTTTCGCACAGAAGTACCCCTATTTACAAAGTTACTTGCGCCTGGACTTGCTTTAGCAGAAGAACCAGATTTCAAATTTGCTGAGTCTGAAAGTTTTGGGATGAATCGCTGTCAAATTGTTGCCAATGGCTTGCTGTCAGCTAGACAAAAAGGGGATGAATCTCCAGAAGCTCGAATGGCATTTATTCGCCAACACTTCTCTATTTTAGGGATTGACTGGCAGCGTGCCTACCTCAATGCCAACTCTGAAGACATCTACACCCCGTTAAATCTATGA